The genomic window AACAGGCGTATAGCCGGGCAAGGGAGCAATTTGTTGGTGCCACGCATCTAAGAAACTGTGTACTTGCGGGAAGTAGGCATCTTCCATTTCAGCGGGCGGAACGATCCAATTGGGCGCGCCTACGACGCATACCGGCGCGTCCAGATCATCAAAGGCGATCTGGCTCAACTGTCCGGCAATCGTATGGAGATAGCTGCCCCTTTCGCAAGCGTCGCTGGCAACGATAATCTTTCCCGTCTTCTTCAGCGATTCGACCACGGGTTCATAGTTAAAGGGGACGAGGGTCTGACCATCGATGACTTCCGTGGAAATGCCAAATTCGGATTCGAAACGTTTCGCCGCCGCCATGGCACGGTATAGGGTAGCGCCGAAAGTCAAGAGGGTGAGATGATCACCTTTTTTCATGACTGCAGGCTCACCCAAGGGAAGCCGGTAATATTCAGCGGGTACACCGCCCGGCTGAAAGATCTCGACCTGATTGTATAAACGCTGACTTTCGAAAAACACGACGGGATCATTCCCGCTCATCGCGGAAGCGAGCAAGCCTTTGGCGGTGTACGGTGTGGCGGGAAAGATGACTTTAAGTCCGGGCACATGGGCACAGAGGGCAGTCCAATCTTGTGAATGCTGGGCTCCATATTTTGCGCCCACGGAAACGCGCAGGACAATGGGCAGTTTGAGCAGGCCTGCGGACATGGCCTGCCATTTGGGCATTTGGTTAAACACCTCATCGCCCGCACGGCCCATGAAATCGCAGTACATGAGCTCAACCAGGGGTCTTCCCCCTTCCATGGCGCAGCCTACAGCGGTGCCGACGATAGCGGCTTCGGAGATGGGCGAATTAAACAGTCTGTAATAAGGCAGCGCCTCGGTCAAACCCTGATAGACGGCAAAAGCGCCGCCCCAATCACGGTTCTCTTCGCCGTAGGCAACAACGCGGTGATCATTATAGAAATGGTGGATAATCGTTTCGAAAAGCGCCTCGCCGAAAGTGACTGCCCGCGTACCTTTCAATATTGAGCCGTCTTCGGCAATACCAAAGCGCGCCTTCTTTGCGATCCCTTGGACGCGTGGGTTGTCTGCCAACGGCATGGATACATCTTCTGCCCGACGCAAACCGGGGAGTGTTTCTTCCACTTCATTATTGAACATTAAATTACAAAGCCCCTGTGTCGGGGACAAAAGCATGCGTGGTGAAATATCGGGGGAAACAGCAAGCCTACAGGCTTTGCTCACTTTGCGGACAGCGTAGTCGTGAATGGATTCGATGTTGTCTTTCGTGAGTATCCCGGCTGCGACCAGTTTTTCGCCATATTCCAAAAGCGGATCTACCGCACGCCACATCTCAATTTCTTCCCGTTCTCGGTAAGCAGACTGGTCGCTGGGTGAATGTCCTGCCTGTCGATAACAGAGAACATCTAAAAATACCGGGCCTTCTTTTTTCTTGATCACTTCCAATTTTCGTTGGTAGGCATCGGCAAGGGCTAAGGGATTATTGCCGTCCACGACTTCCGCATGCATCTGTTGTGGATTGACGCCGGCAGCAACGCGCGCCAATTGTTCGAAGCCCATGGTCTCGCCAATGGGCTGCCCGCCCATGCCGTAAAAATTGTTCATGAAATTG from Candidatus Hydrogenedentota bacterium includes these protein-coding regions:
- a CDS encoding dehydrogenase is translated as MAKKLMVVPQEVRKESAIHFEKIPVNSYNKKIQEERHDGKGVGEERLLRIYRDMALIREFETMLDNIKKLGSYQGIAYTHAGPAHLSIGQEGAAVGQCVHLQVHDHLFGSHRSHGEIIAKGLRAVEDLHQKGLMAVMENYFSGTTLQTVQKNEPDRAGLNLTIKGQKQAALQTAEEEELGIDFLLYGLLAEIFGRETGFNKGMGGSMHAFFPPFGVYPANAIVGGSADITVGSALYKKIGELPGISIANIGDASIGCGPVWEALGFSSMAQFKTLWPEYMRGGLPIIFNFMNNFYGMGGQPIGETMGFEQLARVAAGVNPQQMHAEVVDGNNPLALADAYQRKLEVIKKKEGPVFLDVLCYRQAGHSPSDQSAYREREEIEMWRAVDPLLEYGEKLVAAGILTKDNIESIHDYAVRKVSKACRLAVSPDISPRMLLSPTQGLCNLMFNNEVEETLPGLRRAEDVSMPLADNPRVQGIAKKARFGIAEDGSILKGTRAVTFGEALFETIIHHFYNDHRVVAYGEENRDWGGAFAVYQGLTEALPYYRLFNSPISEAAIVGTAVGCAMEGGRPLVELMYCDFMGRAGDEVFNQMPKWQAMSAGLLKLPIVLRVSVGAKYGAQHSQDWTALCAHVPGLKVIFPATPYTAKGLLASAMSGNDPVVFFESQRLYNQVEIFQPGGVPAEYYRLPLGEPAVMKKGDHLTLLTFGATLYRAMAAAKRFESEFGISTEVIDGQTLVPFNYEPVVESLKKTGKIIVASDACERGSYLHTIAGQLSQIAFDDLDAPVCVVGAPNWIVPPAEMEDAYFPQVHSFLDAWHQQIAPLPGYTPVVDRSADAFIRLNQRGI